One segment of Panicum virgatum strain AP13 chromosome 1K, P.virgatum_v5, whole genome shotgun sequence DNA contains the following:
- the LOC120656849 gene encoding uncharacterized protein LOC120656849, whose protein sequence is MVDKWISEEWARQHALCRERRLMMPGPAHHQGSLSLGEYKKTWSESHPGQFCNDFMAYAMSHMGRTTSDVAYNPAAPPEAYTNPSIHARINVYTEVGRALHGETWDPATVPLSGEAIMRAGQGKKHERYLIANSLVDTASTPSLSQLRASTTDSTPPICPRPETSVASVHQRQAEMEAKFEEERRRRMEIEAKLEQERKPREEQSVMLHSMVTWMQGLGASMNYATPPPPFALPAQAYSPA, encoded by the exons ATGGTGGACAAGTGGATCAGCGAGGAGTGGGCCCGCCAGCACGCCTTATGCCGGGAGCGCCGCTTGATGATGCCAGGTCCGGCACATCATCAAGGGAGCCTTAGCCTCGGCGAGTACAAGAAAACTTGG TCGGAGTCTCATCCAGGCCAGTTTTGCAATGACTTCATGGCGTACGCCATGTCTCACATGGGCAGGACGACGTCGGACGTGGCCTACAACCCGGCGGCTCCACCGGAGGCCTACACAAACCCAAGCATCCACGCGCGCATCAATGTGTACACGGAGGTGGGAAGGGCGCTCCACGGGGAGACTTGGGATCCGGCCACCGTGCCACTATccggagaagccatcatgagggcgggacaagggaagaagcaCGAGCGGTACTTGATCGCCAACAGCTTGGTCGACACGGCGAGTACGCCCAGTCTCTCGCAGCTTAGGGCAAGTACCACCGACTCGACCCCGCCCATATGCCCACggcctgagacttcagtggccagCGTGCACCAGAGACAG GCCGAGATGGAGGCAAAgtttgaggaggagaggaggcgccGAATGGAGATCGAGGCCAAACTGGAGCAAGAGCGGAAGCCGAGGGAGGAGCAGTCAGTTATGTTGCACAGCATGGTCACCTGGATGCAAGGACTTGGCGCGTCGATGAACTAtgcgacgccgcctcctcccttcgccTTACCAGCTCAGGCTTACTCTCCTGCATGA